From the genome of Oncorhynchus kisutch isolate 150728-3 unplaced genomic scaffold, Okis_V2 Okis09a-Okis19a_hom, whole genome shotgun sequence, one region includes:
- the si:dkey-39a18.1 gene encoding uncharacterized protein si:dkey-39a18.1 isoform X1, translating into MYLVDRPSDQQHFLKMHLPRIMKRTQSPHRETVSPVLSYYSEPAYLQHRKDVTRDLAPLPCGTRRGALDEEDQEETLSLRSMPSMRSTLSHASKVKRSWGFPKRHTIPELRLPPVTKIHPDPRASLELRGTGYLRCSRLPPIIKSTRTHEPLHQERPPGPAGYRPEKKGDVPSGLPEKKTVGLKKQGDVPSGLPEKKTVGLKKQGDVPSGLPEKKTVGLKKQGDVPSGLPEKKTVGLKKQGDVPSGLPEKKTVGLKKQGDVPSGLPEKKTVGLKKQRDVPSGLPEKKTVGLKKQGDVPSGLPEKKTVGLKKQGDVPSGLPEKKTVGLKESFNNEDLLKVPVVTMSKIISDPPPTETQRITFHSPALQAMYPITPDNETQTRKPEEDRKPLYPRVLSSTSTCAISNTIGPEKVYRFQPHLLRDNPPPYSSEWTDPKALTQGRTEWTEPRAPTQGRGEMLLIRLSITWSKAENSSNLRQSQSQLQHCPTRPLKPALRRLPISNTRRLRDWGRLGTTLGCLWEEEEEEEEGCVPPPVPVQPGVLEPFTGFKEHLCRQLLHAPTPLAQLLDKASEGHHIDTQADRPVDRTVDRQYRQTGRQTGR; encoded by the exons ATGTATCTTGTGGACAGGCCCTCCGATCAGCAGCACTTCCTTAAGATGCACCTCCCCAGGATCATGAAGAGAACCCAGTCACCCCACAGAGAGACCGTTTCCCCTGTCCTCTCATACTACTCAGAGCCAGCCTACCTGCAGCACCGTAAG GATGTGACTAGAGATCTGGCCCCGCTGCCTTGTGGAACGAGAAGAGGAGCCCTGGATGAGGAAGACCAGGAAGAGACGCTGAGCCTACGGAGCATGCCCAGTATGAGAAGCACCCTGAGTCACGCCTCAAAGGTGAAAAGGTCATGGGGGTTCCCGAAGAGACACACCATCCCCGAGCTCAGACTGCCCCCTGTTACTAAGATTCATCCTGACCCCAG AGCCAGTCTGGAATTGAGGGGTACTGGCTACCTGAGATGTTCCAGACTTCCACCCATCATCAAATCTACTAGAACCCATGAGCCTCTGCACCAGGAAAGACCCCCAGGTCCAGCTGGGTACAG GCCTGAGAAGAAGGGAGATGTTCCCTCTGGACTACCAGAGAAGAAGACTGTTGGTCTGAAGAAGCAGGGAGATGTTCCCTCTGGACTACCAGAGAAGAAGACTGTTGGTCTGAAGAAGCAGGGAGATGTTCCCTCTGGACTACCAGAGAAGAAGACTGTTGGTCTGAAGAAGCAGGGAGATGTTCCCTCTGGACTACCAGAGAAGAAGACTGTTGGTCTGAAGAAGCAGGGAGATGTTCCCTCTGGACTACCAGAGAAGAAGACTGTTGGTCTGAAGAAGCAGGGAGATGTTCCCTCTGGACTACCAGAGAAGAAGACTGTTGGTCTGAAGAAGCAGCGAGATGTTCCCTCTGGACTACCAGAGAAGAAGACTGTTGGTCTGAAGAAGCAGGGAGATGTTCCCTCTGGACTACCAGAGAAGAAGACTGTTGGTCTGAAGAAGCAGGGAGATGTTCCCTCTGGACTACCAGAGAAGAAGACTGTTGGTCTGAAGGAGAGTTTTAATAATGAGGACCTCCTCAAAGTACCTGTTGTGACCATGTCCAAGATAATTTCTGATCCACCTCCAACTGAGACCCAACGCATCACGTTCCACAGCCCCGCGCTGCAGGCCATGTACCCGATCACCCCTGACAACGAAACGCAAACCAGGAAGCCAGAGGAAGATAGAAAACCCCTGTATCCCAGAGTCCTCTCTTCTACATCCACCTGCGCTATATCTAACACCATCGGTCCTGAGAAAGTATACAGATTCCAGCCACACCTTCTGAGAGATAACCCCCCTCCATACTCCTCTGAATGGACCGATCCAAAGGCTTTAACCCAAGGAAGGACTGAGTGGACTGAACCAAGGGCTCCAAcccaggggaggggagagatgctGTTGATCAGACTGAGCATCACATGGTCCAAGGCTGAGAACAGCAGCAACCTGAGACAGTCCCAGTCTCAGCTCCAGCATTGCCCCACCCGTCCCCTGAAACCAGCCCTGAGAAGACTACCCATCTCCAACACAAGGAGGCTGAGGGACTGGGGGAGACTGGGGACGACGTTGGGGTGtctgtgggaggaggaggaggaggaggaggaggggtgtgtccCACCCCCGGTCCCAGTCCAGCCTGGGGTACTGGAGCCCTTTACAGGGTTCAAAGAGCACCTCTGTCGCCAGCTTCTCCACGCCCCCACCCCCCTGGCTCAGCTCCTGGACAAGGCCTCAGAGGGACACCAtatagacacacaggcagacagaccggTAGACAGAACGGTagacagacagtatagacagacaggtagacagaccggtaggtag
- the si:dkey-39a18.1 gene encoding uncharacterized protein si:dkey-39a18.1 isoform X3 has product MKRTQSPHRETVSPVLSYYSEPAYLQHRKDVTRDLAPLPCGTRRGALDEEDQEETLSLRSMPSMRSTLSHASKVKRSWGFPKRHTIPELRLPPVTKIHPDPRASLELRGTGYLRCSRLPPIIKSTRTHEPLHQERPPGPAGYRPEKKGDVPSGLPEKKTVGLKKQGDVPSGLPEKKTVGLKKQGDVPSGLPEKKTVGLKKQGDVPSGLPEKKTVGLKKQGDVPSGLPEKKTVGLKKQGDVPSGLPEKKTVGLKKQRDVPSGLPEKKTVGLKKQGDVPSGLPEKKTVGLKKQGDVPSGLPEKKTVGLKESFNNEDLLKVPVVTMSKIISDPPPTETQRITFHSPALQAMYPITPDNETQTRKPEEDRKPLYPRVLSSTSTCAISNTIGPEKVYRFQPHLLRDNPPPYSSEWTDPKALTQGRTEWTEPRAPTQGRGEMLLIRLSITWSKAENSSNLRQSQSQLQHCPTRPLKPALRRLPISNTRRLRDWGRLGTTLGCLWEEEEEEEEGCVPPPVPVQPGVLEPFTGFKEHLCRQLLHAPTPLAQLLDKASEGHHIDTQADRPVDRTVDRQYRQTGRQTGR; this is encoded by the exons ATGAAGAGAACCCAGTCACCCCACAGAGAGACCGTTTCCCCTGTCCTCTCATACTACTCAGAGCCAGCCTACCTGCAGCACCGTAAG GATGTGACTAGAGATCTGGCCCCGCTGCCTTGTGGAACGAGAAGAGGAGCCCTGGATGAGGAAGACCAGGAAGAGACGCTGAGCCTACGGAGCATGCCCAGTATGAGAAGCACCCTGAGTCACGCCTCAAAGGTGAAAAGGTCATGGGGGTTCCCGAAGAGACACACCATCCCCGAGCTCAGACTGCCCCCTGTTACTAAGATTCATCCTGACCCCAG AGCCAGTCTGGAATTGAGGGGTACTGGCTACCTGAGATGTTCCAGACTTCCACCCATCATCAAATCTACTAGAACCCATGAGCCTCTGCACCAGGAAAGACCCCCAGGTCCAGCTGGGTACAG GCCTGAGAAGAAGGGAGATGTTCCCTCTGGACTACCAGAGAAGAAGACTGTTGGTCTGAAGAAGCAGGGAGATGTTCCCTCTGGACTACCAGAGAAGAAGACTGTTGGTCTGAAGAAGCAGGGAGATGTTCCCTCTGGACTACCAGAGAAGAAGACTGTTGGTCTGAAGAAGCAGGGAGATGTTCCCTCTGGACTACCAGAGAAGAAGACTGTTGGTCTGAAGAAGCAGGGAGATGTTCCCTCTGGACTACCAGAGAAGAAGACTGTTGGTCTGAAGAAGCAGGGAGATGTTCCCTCTGGACTACCAGAGAAGAAGACTGTTGGTCTGAAGAAGCAGCGAGATGTTCCCTCTGGACTACCAGAGAAGAAGACTGTTGGTCTGAAGAAGCAGGGAGATGTTCCCTCTGGACTACCAGAGAAGAAGACTGTTGGTCTGAAGAAGCAGGGAGATGTTCCCTCTGGACTACCAGAGAAGAAGACTGTTGGTCTGAAGGAGAGTTTTAATAATGAGGACCTCCTCAAAGTACCTGTTGTGACCATGTCCAAGATAATTTCTGATCCACCTCCAACTGAGACCCAACGCATCACGTTCCACAGCCCCGCGCTGCAGGCCATGTACCCGATCACCCCTGACAACGAAACGCAAACCAGGAAGCCAGAGGAAGATAGAAAACCCCTGTATCCCAGAGTCCTCTCTTCTACATCCACCTGCGCTATATCTAACACCATCGGTCCTGAGAAAGTATACAGATTCCAGCCACACCTTCTGAGAGATAACCCCCCTCCATACTCCTCTGAATGGACCGATCCAAAGGCTTTAACCCAAGGAAGGACTGAGTGGACTGAACCAAGGGCTCCAAcccaggggaggggagagatgctGTTGATCAGACTGAGCATCACATGGTCCAAGGCTGAGAACAGCAGCAACCTGAGACAGTCCCAGTCTCAGCTCCAGCATTGCCCCACCCGTCCCCTGAAACCAGCCCTGAGAAGACTACCCATCTCCAACACAAGGAGGCTGAGGGACTGGGGGAGACTGGGGACGACGTTGGGGTGtctgtgggaggaggaggaggaggaggaggaggggtgtgtccCACCCCCGGTCCCAGTCCAGCCTGGGGTACTGGAGCCCTTTACAGGGTTCAAAGAGCACCTCTGTCGCCAGCTTCTCCACGCCCCCACCCCCCTGGCTCAGCTCCTGGACAAGGCCTCAGAGGGACACCAtatagacacacaggcagacagaccggTAGACAGAACGGTagacagacagtatagacagacaggtagacagaccggtaggtag
- the LOC116360590 gene encoding uncharacterized protein LOC116360590 isoform X2 → MKMQMLVVLAVAALVPSLSEGRILSKCELKNLLEKEALKFNMTGGAGVTGGAGVKNLTNNDFVAKIVCHVEKASGFNTSFVTAWRDDDGPTHPAKVNDRHRPEPPPKRGKRHAGDDVDPTHPANNDNHPTPPARPNHPTPPPRPNYPTRLTLPTRPEQPPKRGKRHAGNHFTSGEEDSSEEETMGTLYGLFQLSDRVICSSGSTPSLNLCQMNCSALIDDDISDDFNCVKTIKQTMESGRGQQTKALKRMINLLFQKECVATVASSYFSKC, encoded by the exons ATGAAGATGCAGATGTTGGTGGTGTTGGCTGTAGCAGCCTTGGTCCCCAGTCTGTCTGAGGGACGGATCCTTTCCAAATGTGAGCTGAAGAACTTGTTGGAGAAGGAGGCCCTCAAATTCAACATGACTGGGGGAGCCGGAGTGACTGGGGGAGCCGGAGTGAAGAACCTGACAAACAACGATTTTGTGGCTAAAA TCGTCTGCCACGTGGAGAAGGCCTCGGGTTTCAACACCAGTTTTGTGACTGCTTGGAGGGATGATGACGGCCCTACCCACCCTGCCAAGGTTAATGACCGCCATCGCCCTGAGCCCCCTCCTAAGAGGG GTAAGAGACATGCCGGGGATGATGTTGACCCAACCCACCCTGCTAACAATGATAACCACCCTACCCCTCCTGCCCGCCCTAACCACCCTACCCCTCCTCCCCGCCCTAACTACCCTACCCGCCTTACCCTTCCTACCCGCCCTGAGCAGCCTCCTAAGAGAGGTAAGAGACACGCTGGGAATCACTTCACCTCAGGAGAGGAAGACTCCAGCGAAGAAGAGACCATGGGGACCCTCTACGGCTTGTTCCAGCTGAGCGATCGTGTGATTTGTTCCTCGGGCTCAACTCCATCGTTGAACCTTTGTCAGATGAACTGCAGTG CTTTGATTGATGACGACATAAGCGATGACTTTAACTGTGTGAAGACGATCAAACAGACAAT GGAAAGTGGGCGTGGTCAACAAACTAAGGCTCTAAAGAGAAT GATCAACCTGCTCTTCCAGAAGGAATGTGTCGCCACGGTGGCCTCCAGCTACTTCTCCAAGTGTTGA
- the LOC116360590 gene encoding proline-rich protein 12-like isoform X1 yields MKMQMLVVLAVAALVPSLSEGRILSKCELKNLLEKEALKFNMTGGAGVTGGAGVKNLTNNDFVAKIVCHVEKASGFNTSFVTAWRDDDGPTHPAKVNDRHRPEPPPKRGKRHAGDDVDPTHPANNDNHPTPPPRPNYPTRLTLPTRPEQPPKRGKRHAGDDVDPTHPANNDNHPTPPARPNHPTPPPRPNYPTRLTLPTRPEQPPKRGKRHAGNHFTSGEEDSSEEETMGTLYGLFQLSDRVICSSGSTPSLNLCQMNCSALIDDDISDDFNCVKTIKQTMESGRGQQTKALKRMINLLFQKECVATVASSYFSKC; encoded by the exons ATGAAGATGCAGATGTTGGTGGTGTTGGCTGTAGCAGCCTTGGTCCCCAGTCTGTCTGAGGGACGGATCCTTTCCAAATGTGAGCTGAAGAACTTGTTGGAGAAGGAGGCCCTCAAATTCAACATGACTGGGGGAGCCGGAGTGACTGGGGGAGCCGGAGTGAAGAACCTGACAAACAACGATTTTGTGGCTAAAA TCGTCTGCCACGTGGAGAAGGCCTCGGGTTTCAACACCAGTTTTGTGACTGCTTGGAGGGATGATGACGGCCCTACCCACCCTGCCAAGGTTAATGACCGCCATCGCCCTGAGCCCCCTCCTAAGAGGGGTAAGAGACATGCCGGGGATGATGTTGACCCAACCCACCCTGCTAACAATGATAACCACCCTACCCCTCCTCCCCGCCCTAACTACCCTACCCGCCTTACCCTTCCTACCCGCCCTGAGCAGCCTCCTAAGAGGGGTAAGAGACATGCCGGGGATGATGTTGACCCAACCCACCCTGCTAACAATGATAACCACCCTACCCCTCCTGCCCGCCCTAACCACCCTACCCCTCCTCCCCGCCCTAACTACCCTACCCGCCTTACCCTTCCTACCCGCCCTGAGCAGCCTCCTAAGAGAGGTAAGAGACACGCTGGGAATCACTTCACCTCAGGAGAGGAAGACTCCAGCGAAGAAGAGACCATGGGGACCCTCTACGGCTTGTTCCAGCTGAGCGATCGTGTGATTTGTTCCTCGGGCTCAACTCCATCGTTGAACCTTTGTCAGATGAACTGCAGTG CTTTGATTGATGACGACATAAGCGATGACTTTAACTGTGTGAAGACGATCAAACAGACAAT GGAAAGTGGGCGTGGTCAACAAACTAAGGCTCTAAAGAGAAT GATCAACCTGCTCTTCCAGAAGGAATGTGTCGCCACGGTGGCCTCCAGCTACTTCTCCAAGTGTTGA
- the si:dkey-39a18.1 gene encoding uncharacterized protein si:dkey-39a18.1 isoform X2: MHLPRIMKRTQSPHRETVSPVLSYYSEPAYLQHRKDVTRDLAPLPCGTRRGALDEEDQEETLSLRSMPSMRSTLSHASKVKRSWGFPKRHTIPELRLPPVTKIHPDPRASLELRGTGYLRCSRLPPIIKSTRTHEPLHQERPPGPAGYRPEKKGDVPSGLPEKKTVGLKKQGDVPSGLPEKKTVGLKKQGDVPSGLPEKKTVGLKKQGDVPSGLPEKKTVGLKKQGDVPSGLPEKKTVGLKKQGDVPSGLPEKKTVGLKKQRDVPSGLPEKKTVGLKKQGDVPSGLPEKKTVGLKKQGDVPSGLPEKKTVGLKESFNNEDLLKVPVVTMSKIISDPPPTETQRITFHSPALQAMYPITPDNETQTRKPEEDRKPLYPRVLSSTSTCAISNTIGPEKVYRFQPHLLRDNPPPYSSEWTDPKALTQGRTEWTEPRAPTQGRGEMLLIRLSITWSKAENSSNLRQSQSQLQHCPTRPLKPALRRLPISNTRRLRDWGRLGTTLGCLWEEEEEEEEGCVPPPVPVQPGVLEPFTGFKEHLCRQLLHAPTPLAQLLDKASEGHHIDTQADRPVDRTVDRQYRQTGRQTGR, from the exons ATGCACCTCCCCAGGATCATGAAGAGAACCCAGTCACCCCACAGAGAGACCGTTTCCCCTGTCCTCTCATACTACTCAGAGCCAGCCTACCTGCAGCACCGTAAG GATGTGACTAGAGATCTGGCCCCGCTGCCTTGTGGAACGAGAAGAGGAGCCCTGGATGAGGAAGACCAGGAAGAGACGCTGAGCCTACGGAGCATGCCCAGTATGAGAAGCACCCTGAGTCACGCCTCAAAGGTGAAAAGGTCATGGGGGTTCCCGAAGAGACACACCATCCCCGAGCTCAGACTGCCCCCTGTTACTAAGATTCATCCTGACCCCAG AGCCAGTCTGGAATTGAGGGGTACTGGCTACCTGAGATGTTCCAGACTTCCACCCATCATCAAATCTACTAGAACCCATGAGCCTCTGCACCAGGAAAGACCCCCAGGTCCAGCTGGGTACAG GCCTGAGAAGAAGGGAGATGTTCCCTCTGGACTACCAGAGAAGAAGACTGTTGGTCTGAAGAAGCAGGGAGATGTTCCCTCTGGACTACCAGAGAAGAAGACTGTTGGTCTGAAGAAGCAGGGAGATGTTCCCTCTGGACTACCAGAGAAGAAGACTGTTGGTCTGAAGAAGCAGGGAGATGTTCCCTCTGGACTACCAGAGAAGAAGACTGTTGGTCTGAAGAAGCAGGGAGATGTTCCCTCTGGACTACCAGAGAAGAAGACTGTTGGTCTGAAGAAGCAGGGAGATGTTCCCTCTGGACTACCAGAGAAGAAGACTGTTGGTCTGAAGAAGCAGCGAGATGTTCCCTCTGGACTACCAGAGAAGAAGACTGTTGGTCTGAAGAAGCAGGGAGATGTTCCCTCTGGACTACCAGAGAAGAAGACTGTTGGTCTGAAGAAGCAGGGAGATGTTCCCTCTGGACTACCAGAGAAGAAGACTGTTGGTCTGAAGGAGAGTTTTAATAATGAGGACCTCCTCAAAGTACCTGTTGTGACCATGTCCAAGATAATTTCTGATCCACCTCCAACTGAGACCCAACGCATCACGTTCCACAGCCCCGCGCTGCAGGCCATGTACCCGATCACCCCTGACAACGAAACGCAAACCAGGAAGCCAGAGGAAGATAGAAAACCCCTGTATCCCAGAGTCCTCTCTTCTACATCCACCTGCGCTATATCTAACACCATCGGTCCTGAGAAAGTATACAGATTCCAGCCACACCTTCTGAGAGATAACCCCCCTCCATACTCCTCTGAATGGACCGATCCAAAGGCTTTAACCCAAGGAAGGACTGAGTGGACTGAACCAAGGGCTCCAAcccaggggaggggagagatgctGTTGATCAGACTGAGCATCACATGGTCCAAGGCTGAGAACAGCAGCAACCTGAGACAGTCCCAGTCTCAGCTCCAGCATTGCCCCACCCGTCCCCTGAAACCAGCCCTGAGAAGACTACCCATCTCCAACACAAGGAGGCTGAGGGACTGGGGGAGACTGGGGACGACGTTGGGGTGtctgtgggaggaggaggaggaggaggaggaggggtgtgtccCACCCCCGGTCCCAGTCCAGCCTGGGGTACTGGAGCCCTTTACAGGGTTCAAAGAGCACCTCTGTCGCCAGCTTCTCCACGCCCCCACCCCCCTGGCTCAGCTCCTGGACAAGGCCTCAGAGGGACACCAtatagacacacaggcagacagaccggTAGACAGAACGGTagacagacagtatagacagacaggtagacagaccggtaggtag